A stretch of Canis lupus baileyi chromosome 7, mCanLup2.hap1, whole genome shotgun sequence DNA encodes these proteins:
- the SLC35B2 gene encoding adenosine 3'-phospho 5'-phosphosulfate transporter 1 isoform X1: MDARWWAVVVLAALPSLGAGGETPEALPESWTQLWFFRFLVNAAGYASFMVPGYLMVQYFRRKNYLETGRGLCFPLVKTCVFGNEPKASDEVPLTSRSEPAETTPTWQALKLLFCAAGLQVSYLTWGVLQERVMTRSYGATATSPGERFTDSQFLVLMNRVLALIVAGLYCVLCKQPRHGAPMYRYSFASLSNVLSSWCQYEALKFVSFPTQVLAKASKVIPVMLMGKLVSRRSYEHWEYLTAGLISIGVSMFLLSSGPEPRSSPATTLSGLILLAGYIAFDSFTSNWQDALFAYKMSSVQMMFGVNLFSCLFTVGSLLEQGALLEGTRFMGRHSEFAAHALLLSICSACGQLFIFYTIGQFGAAVFTIIMTLRQAFAILLSCLLYGHTVTVVGGLGVAVVFAALLLRVYARGRLKQRGKKAVPVESPVQKV; the protein is encoded by the exons ATGGACGCCAG GTGGTGGGCAGTGGTGGTGCTGGCTGCGCTcccctccctgggggcagggggcgagACCCCCGAAGCCCTTCCAGAGTCATGGACGCAGCTGTGGTTCTTCCGCTTTTTGGTGAACGCTGCTGGCTATGCCAGCTTTATGGTCCCCGGCTACCTGATGGTGCAGTACTTCAGGCGGAAGAACTACCTGGAGACAG GCAGGGGTCTCTGCTTCCCCCTGGTGAAAACTTGTGTGTTTGGCAATGAGCCCAAGGCCTCTGACGAGGTCCCTCTGACTTCGCGGTCTGAGCCTGCGGAGACCACTCCCACTTGGCAAGCCCTGAAGCTGCTCTTCTGTGCTGCGGGGCTCCAG GTGTCTTATCTGACCTGGGGAGTGCTGCAGGAAAGAGTGATGACCCGCAGCTATGGGGCTACTGCTACATCGCCAGGTGAGCGCTTCACAGACTCACAGTTCCTGGTGCTAATGAACCGAGTGCTGGCGCTGATCGTAGCTGGCCTCTACTGCGTCCTCTGCAAGCAGCCCCGCCACGGGGCGCCCATGTACCGGTACTCCTTTGCCAGCCTGTCAAACGTGCTTAGCAGCTGGTGTCAGTACGAAGCCCTCAAGTTCGTCAGCTTCCCCACCCAGGTGCTGGCCAAGGCCTCTAAGGTGATCCCAGTCATGCTCATGGGAAAGCTGGTGTCGCGGCGCAGCTACGAACACTGGGAATACCTGACGGCTGGCCTCATCTCCATTGGGGTCAGCATGTTTCTGCTGTCCAGTGGACCAGAGCCCCGCAGCTCCCCAGCCACCACGCTGTCAGGCCTCATCCTCCTGGCAGGCTATATTGCCTTTGACAGCTTCACCTCAAACTGGCAGGATGCCCTGTTTGCCTATAAGATGTCTTCGGTGCAGATGATGTTCGGGGTCAACTTATTCTCCTGCCTCTTCACCGTGGGCTCGCTGCTAGAGCAGGGGGCCCTCCTGGAGGGGACCCGCTTCATGGGGCGACACAGTGAATTTGCTGCACATGCCCTGCTGCTCTCTATCTGCTCTGCGTGTGGCCAGCTCTTCATCTTCTACACCATAGGGCAGTTTGGGGCTGCCGTCTTCACCATCATCATGACCCTCCGCCAGGCCTTTGCCatcctcctctcctgccttctctATGGCCACACTGTCACTgtggtggggggcctgggggtggctGTGGTCTTTGCAGCCCTCCTGCTCAGAGTCTATGCCCGGGGCCGTCTAAAGCAACGGGGAAAGAAGGCTGTGCCTGTGGAGTCCCCTGTGCAAAAAGTTTGA
- the SLC35B2 gene encoding adenosine 3'-phospho 5'-phosphosulfate transporter 1 isoform X2, translated as MVPGYLMVQYFRRKNYLETGRGLCFPLVKTCVFGNEPKASDEVPLTSRSEPAETTPTWQALKLLFCAAGLQVSYLTWGVLQERVMTRSYGATATSPGERFTDSQFLVLMNRVLALIVAGLYCVLCKQPRHGAPMYRYSFASLSNVLSSWCQYEALKFVSFPTQVLAKASKVIPVMLMGKLVSRRSYEHWEYLTAGLISIGVSMFLLSSGPEPRSSPATTLSGLILLAGYIAFDSFTSNWQDALFAYKMSSVQMMFGVNLFSCLFTVGSLLEQGALLEGTRFMGRHSEFAAHALLLSICSACGQLFIFYTIGQFGAAVFTIIMTLRQAFAILLSCLLYGHTVTVVGGLGVAVVFAALLLRVYARGRLKQRGKKAVPVESPVQKV; from the exons ATGGTCCCCGGCTACCTGATGGTGCAGTACTTCAGGCGGAAGAACTACCTGGAGACAG GCAGGGGTCTCTGCTTCCCCCTGGTGAAAACTTGTGTGTTTGGCAATGAGCCCAAGGCCTCTGACGAGGTCCCTCTGACTTCGCGGTCTGAGCCTGCGGAGACCACTCCCACTTGGCAAGCCCTGAAGCTGCTCTTCTGTGCTGCGGGGCTCCAG GTGTCTTATCTGACCTGGGGAGTGCTGCAGGAAAGAGTGATGACCCGCAGCTATGGGGCTACTGCTACATCGCCAGGTGAGCGCTTCACAGACTCACAGTTCCTGGTGCTAATGAACCGAGTGCTGGCGCTGATCGTAGCTGGCCTCTACTGCGTCCTCTGCAAGCAGCCCCGCCACGGGGCGCCCATGTACCGGTACTCCTTTGCCAGCCTGTCAAACGTGCTTAGCAGCTGGTGTCAGTACGAAGCCCTCAAGTTCGTCAGCTTCCCCACCCAGGTGCTGGCCAAGGCCTCTAAGGTGATCCCAGTCATGCTCATGGGAAAGCTGGTGTCGCGGCGCAGCTACGAACACTGGGAATACCTGACGGCTGGCCTCATCTCCATTGGGGTCAGCATGTTTCTGCTGTCCAGTGGACCAGAGCCCCGCAGCTCCCCAGCCACCACGCTGTCAGGCCTCATCCTCCTGGCAGGCTATATTGCCTTTGACAGCTTCACCTCAAACTGGCAGGATGCCCTGTTTGCCTATAAGATGTCTTCGGTGCAGATGATGTTCGGGGTCAACTTATTCTCCTGCCTCTTCACCGTGGGCTCGCTGCTAGAGCAGGGGGCCCTCCTGGAGGGGACCCGCTTCATGGGGCGACACAGTGAATTTGCTGCACATGCCCTGCTGCTCTCTATCTGCTCTGCGTGTGGCCAGCTCTTCATCTTCTACACCATAGGGCAGTTTGGGGCTGCCGTCTTCACCATCATCATGACCCTCCGCCAGGCCTTTGCCatcctcctctcctgccttctctATGGCCACACTGTCACTgtggtggggggcctgggggtggctGTGGTCTTTGCAGCCCTCCTGCTCAGAGTCTATGCCCGGGGCCGTCTAAAGCAACGGGGAAAGAAGGCTGTGCCTGTGGAGTCCCCTGTGCAAAAAGTTTGA